In a single window of the Danio aesculapii chromosome 20, fDanAes4.1, whole genome shotgun sequence genome:
- the si:dkey-85n7.8 gene encoding COX8 domain-containing protein has product MLTFVRGAVQPVMVSRTRDIIHKRNSSIYSKPPKNKIGPGQSFLIMSVFAVALLAPAGWILHHIPEYRERAKTPPS; this is encoded by the exons ATGCTGACCTTTGTGAGGGGAGCAGTGCAGCCAGTGATGGTCAGCAGGACGAGGGATATTATCCACAAACGCAACTCCAGCATCTACAGCAAACCACCCAAAAACAAGATCGGACCTGgg caaagtttcttgatcaTGTCTGTGTTTGCCGTCGCCCTCCTGGCCCCCGCCGGCTGGATTCTACACCACATCCCAGAATATCGAGAGAGAGCAAAAACTCCACCATCCTGA